The DNA segment CCTTGATTATATCCGTTTCAGGATTAACTTTTGTTCCTAGCTTTTTGATGGTTTTTCCATTTACACTAACTTTGCCTTGAAGAATTATGTCTTCACAGGCGCGGCGCGAATCTACTCCTGCTTGTGACAAATATTTTTGCAATCGCATTTGCAAAAACAACACCTCTTTTAAATCCATATATTATACATATATGTTTACTTTTCCTGCTTTTTATCAGGTTTTATCATATAACAATCAAGTAGATAATGTCAAAAGAACTGATTCTAACACGAATCAGTTCTTTCCGTTATTCTAAGTTTTCAATTATTTTTTGCGCAAAAGAACCCATGTCGCCTATTGCATATGCATTCATAGTGCCACATGCCACATTTCGAATAGCAAAACTTAAATATTCCAATGGCACATTTATTTCTTCAAGTCTTTTTTTGATATTTAAGGCAGCCTTTATTCCTTCTTCACTGGCTATATTATTTATCTTTTTAACTATACTTTCATCACCATAACATATACAACCGATTTTAGAAAAAATTTCTGCTACTTTATTACATGTATCAAAATCATCCACATCTATTAATATTAGCGGTAATTCACCGGTAGCAGCCATGTGTTGAGCATGTCCAATTATTTTTGCCGAGGCTAATTTGCATAAGCTTTTGATAGGTTCAAAAACCGATTTTTCCGTATCTGTTGAAATATTAATAAGTATTTGCTCTTTTGTTATAAAAGGTTTTATTTCTTTTAAAATTTCAGGAATCACATTAGCCGGTAGGGCTACGATTATATAGTTTGAAAATGATAACATTGAGTATTCTGAAGTAGCCAAACCTTTTATTTCTTTTGCCAGCGATCCACATTGCCTTAAATTTTTATCTACCAAAATTATATTATAATTAGGAGATATCTTTCGAGCTATGAAACTTCCCATACGGCCTGCACCGATAATAGCTACAGTTTCCATTGCGGTTTTTACTCCTCTCTTTGTTAACAATTAAATACGACTTAAAATACTTTCCAACAAACGCGACGGACCTTCTTGCTTAATGTCGATTACAGGAACTTTTATTGAAGCTCTCATTTTATTTAATAATTTTTTCTTATTAGTATAACCCGGCTCGTAACTCGACTTATCAAAGCGATATTTAGGATAAAATGGATTCACTGTAATAGCTAACAACGGAATATTTTTCAAAGCTTTTATATTTCCGTCATTACATTTTATCCTATTTACCTCCTTTAGCATAGTTTCAGGATTGCCTCCAATAATTAATTTTATTGGATCGCTAATAATTAAATCTTTGTTTGCCCATGAGTTACCTACACTATCATTAAGCATTTTAAGTGCAAATTCTGATATTAATGCAGGTATAAAGATTACCTGAATATCTATCTCTTTAATTATATCAGCAATTTCATTTACTATTTCATTATCTATTAATGAGCCATACTTTAAAAAAACAGTTTTAGCATTTGAATCTTTAGGAACAAGAGCTATTTTGCTAATATCTGAAAGAAACTGTATATCATCTTTAGATGTCATCGGTAGATTAAGTAATTCATATAAGGCTTTAGTTTCCTCAACCAAAACATCAATATCGGTATTTCTTGATGCACCGGTTGCAATAATAATACCGTCTGTTTCTATCATAGGTGCAAGTCTATTTAACGCACCATCAACTAAAATGACTTTACAATTTAAATCATTAAACATTCTACTTTTAATATAGTTCAGTTGACTGCCTTTGTTAGGCCCGGCAACAACTGCCAGGCCTTCTTTAATAACTTTTACAATGCATACCTTACCTAATGGAGTTGAAATATCAGTAGTCTCTAATATATCACAGTCAGCATTTCCCGCCTCGAGACATTTTTGGGCTGTAGCTAAAATAGTATTTTTTTTAACAAACAAGCGAGGCTTTGGCAATCCAGTAATATTGTCTATTTCTTCTCCATCGTATCCTATACTTGTCAAAGCCACCTGTATTTCATGTTTATAAAGTTCATCAAGTATGGCTGATGTTGTTGTTGTTTTCCCGGTATTTTTTGCCGTTCCGGCTATGCCGATTGCTATGCCCATTATTACCCTAACCCCCTTGTATTAAAGCGCTTCTGGTTTAGTAAATCTTTTTAATTACTGAGCCCCTACCTGCTCTCCCAGGATAAGCACCATCTTCTTTGCTTCCGAGTATTCCTTGGTATAGAGCATTGACGAAGTTTCCATTTTTTACTACAAGCTCTAATACAGCTTCTATACCTTCCTCTATTTCCTTGGCCCATTTGTAAGCATTATCAGTTGGAACAATGTTGGATTGTCCAAAAAATCTAAAGGATGACTGGGTTGCCCTTAAGGTATCAATTCTAGCAGGAATAGTTATAGGGCCTCCAGAAAAAGCCTCATCTGATGAAGCTATAGAAATTCCGTCAACACCTAAAGAAGAAGCAAGAGATGCATGAAGCGCCGTCATCAATGATGACTGTACTCTATCCTCTGTTTGGGTTAAAAAGCCAATGGGAGCACCGCACCATATCGGAGCATTGACAATATTTCTGAGACAATAAATCTTTGCTGAATTAAAATCAACATAGTTATCTTCCATCTGACCACTTATCATAACTTCCGGTGAGTAGCAAAAC comes from the Tepidanaerobacter acetatoxydans Re1 genome and includes:
- a CDS encoding NAD(P)-binding domain-containing protein, producing METVAIIGAGRMGSFIARKISPNYNIILVDKNLRQCGSLAKEIKGLATSEYSMLSFSNYIIVALPANVIPEILKEIKPFITKEQILINISTDTEKSVFEPIKSLCKLASAKIIGHAQHMAATGELPLILIDVDDFDTCNKVAEIFSKIGCICYGDESIVKKINNIASEEGIKAALNIKKRLEEINVPLEYLSFAIRNVACGTMNAYAIGDMGSFAQKIIENLE